Proteins from a single region of Ananas comosus cultivar F153 linkage group 3, ASM154086v1, whole genome shotgun sequence:
- the LOC109707643 gene encoding uncharacterized protein LOC109707643 isoform X4 (The sequence of the model RefSeq protein was modified relative to this genomic sequence to represent the inferred CDS: added 71 bases not found in genome assembly): protein MWASPSSTALSVPSIPAAGWRRRRHCRAELSPPPHGPLPKKVVVFGAGWAGFASAHHLIKQGFDVTLLEAGIGPAEEIGVRGFWYPYRNIFSVVDELGVEPFTKWTKAAFYSPEGIEVELPIFQDLPRLPAPLGALIYPQFPRLPLVDRLTPIPLMAAVIDFDNTDMAWRKYDAMTSRELFKQFGCSRRLYQEVFGPVVQVGLFAPGEQCSAAATLGMLYYYVLSHQQNFDVVWCRGTVEEKILSPWLKSLELKGLKFHGNRKPTDFIINEESGCISGVACGQEIHKADAFILAVGVSALQSIITSSPLLQTRQEFMNVLKLDTIDVVSVKLWLDRKVKIPNAANVCYGFDDSAGWTFFDLSSIYDDYDNEAATVLETEIYNASQLLPLKDEQIVANVMPYLRKCIPEFQEAVIVQQMVVRCPMSATHFSPGSYRYMMRGSTSFPNLFMAGDWIVNRHGSWSKEKAYVTGLEAANRVVDFLGEGNFAKIIAVEEDEPHIEALRNFNRRANEIRSQLPLARPARNGVLIRVFFKTRFLPYKIREDYTNLFGPALKYKQCPSSLLVDSLCGRIGRNKEPNTSGSHRCTGVCTNRSNKWFILIHILYHKPFNT from the exons CCATTGCCGAGCCGAGCTCTCCCCACCTCCCCATGGGCCTCTGCCGAAGAAGGTCGTTGTCTTCGGCGCCGGGTGGGCCGGTTTCGCCTCCGCTCACCACCTCATCAaacag GGTTTCGATGTTACGCTTCTTGAAGCAGGGATTGGGCCCGCCGAGGAGATCGGTGTCAGAG GTTTTTGGTATCCGTATCGTAATATATTCTCTGTTGTTGATGAGCTTGGTGTTGAACCGTTCACTAAGTGGACTAAAGCGGCATTTTACTCCCCAGAAGGCATTGAG GTTGAGCTTCCTATATTTCAGGATTTGCCTCGATTACCGGCTCCTCTTGGTGCTCTTATATATCCCCAA TTTCCTCGCCTTCCTTTGGTGGATCGATTGACTCCAATTCCTCTTATGGCTGCAG TCATTGACTTTGACAACACTGACATGGCTTGGAGGAAATATGATGCAA TGACTTCAAGGGAACTATTTAAACAATTTGGTTGCTCTCGGCGGCTTTATCAAGAAGTTTTTGGACCAGTAGTTCAGGTTGGCTTGTTTGCTCCAGGAGAGCAGTGTAGTGCAGCTGCAACCTTGGGGATGCTGTATTATTACGTTCTCTCACATCAG CAAAATTTTGATGTCGTATGGTGTCGTGGGACAGTTGAAGAAAAGATTTTGTCTCCGTGGCTCAAATCACTGGAATTAAAAGGCTTAAAGTTCCATGGAAACAGAAAACCAACAGACTTTATCATAAACGAAGAGAGTGGATGCATTTCAGGGGTTGCATGTGGGCAGGAGATTCACAAGGCTGATGCATTTATTTTAGCTGTTGGAGTCTCAGCTCTTCAGTCCATAATTACCAGCAG TCCTTTGCTACAGACACGGCAGGAATTTATGAATGTTCTTAAATTGGATACCATTGATGTGGTCTCTGTTAAACTATGGCTTGATAGAAAG GTTAAAATTCCGAATGCAGCCAATGTCTGCTATGGCTTCGACGATTCTGCTGGATGGACTTTCTTTGATCTCTCTTCAATTTATGATGATTATGACAATGAAGCAGCAACAGTTTTAGAGACCGAGATT TACAATGCCAGTCAATTATTGCCGCTAAAAGATGAACAGATTGTTGCAAATGTTATGCCATATCTAAGGAAATGCATACCAGAATTCCAAGAGGCCGTTATAGTGCAGCAAATGGTTGTAAGATGCCCCATGTCTGCAACTCATTTTTCTCCAG GTTCTTATAGGTACATGATGCGAGGCTCGACTTCCTTCCCAAACTTGTTTATGGCTGGTGATTGGATTGTTAATCGACATGGGTCCTGGTCCAAG GAAAAAGCCTATGTGACTGGACTAGAAGCTGCTAATAGGGTAGTGGATTTTCTCGGTGAGGGTAACTTTGCCAAAATAATAGCAGTTGAGGAAGATGAGCCTCATATTGAAGCACTACGAAATTTCAACAGAAGAGCTAACGAGATAAGATCTCAGCTTCCACT GGCAAGACCTGCAAGAAATGGAGTTTTAATTAGGGTATTTTTCAAGACAAGGTTTCTTCCGTATAAAATCAGGGAAGACTACACCAACCTGTTTGGCCCAGCTCTGAAGTACAAACAGTGTCCGAGTTCTTTATTAGTTGATTCTCTCTGTGGCAGAATTGGAAGAAACAAAG AACCAAACACCAGTGGAAGCCACAGATGCACGGGCGTATGTACTAATAGGTCCAACAAGTGGTTCATCTTAATACACATTCTCTACCATAAACCATTCAATACCTAA
- the LOC109707643 gene encoding uncharacterized protein LOC109707643 isoform X8 (The sequence of the model RefSeq protein was modified relative to this genomic sequence to represent the inferred CDS: added 71 bases not found in genome assembly) — MWASPSSTALSVPSIPAAGWRRRRHCRAELSPPPHGPLPKKVVVFGAGWAGFASAHHLIKQGFDVTLLEAGIGPAEEIGVRGFWYPYRNIFSVVDELGVEPFTKWTKAAFYSPEGIEVELPIFQDLPRLPAPLGALIYPQFPRLPLVDRLTPIPLMAAVIDFDNTDMAWRKYDAMTSRELFKQFGCSRRLYQEVFGPVVQVGLFAPGEQCSAAATLGMLYYYVLSHQQNFDVVWCRGTVEEKILSPWLKSLELKGLKFHGNRKPTDFIINEESGCISGVACGQEIHKADAFILAVGVSALQSIITSSPLLQTRQEFMNVLKLDTIDVVSVKLWLDRKVKIPNAANVCYGFDDSAGWTFFDLSSIYDDYDNEAATVLETEIYNASQLLPLKDEQIVANVMPYLRKCIPEFQEAVIVQQMVVRCPMSATHFSPGSYRYMMRGSTSFPNLFMAGDWIVNRHGSWSKGKTCKKWSFN, encoded by the exons CCATTGCCGAGCCGAGCTCTCCCCACCTCCCCATGGGCCTCTGCCGAAGAAGGTCGTTGTCTTCGGCGCCGGGTGGGCCGGTTTCGCCTCCGCTCACCACCTCATCAaacag GGTTTCGATGTTACGCTTCTTGAAGCAGGGATTGGGCCCGCCGAGGAGATCGGTGTCAGAG GTTTTTGGTATCCGTATCGTAATATATTCTCTGTTGTTGATGAGCTTGGTGTTGAACCGTTCACTAAGTGGACTAAAGCGGCATTTTACTCCCCAGAAGGCATTGAG GTTGAGCTTCCTATATTTCAGGATTTGCCTCGATTACCGGCTCCTCTTGGTGCTCTTATATATCCCCAA TTTCCTCGCCTTCCTTTGGTGGATCGATTGACTCCAATTCCTCTTATGGCTGCAG TCATTGACTTTGACAACACTGACATGGCTTGGAGGAAATATGATGCAA TGACTTCAAGGGAACTATTTAAACAATTTGGTTGCTCTCGGCGGCTTTATCAAGAAGTTTTTGGACCAGTAGTTCAGGTTGGCTTGTTTGCTCCAGGAGAGCAGTGTAGTGCAGCTGCAACCTTGGGGATGCTGTATTATTACGTTCTCTCACATCAG CAAAATTTTGATGTCGTATGGTGTCGTGGGACAGTTGAAGAAAAGATTTTGTCTCCGTGGCTCAAATCACTGGAATTAAAAGGCTTAAAGTTCCATGGAAACAGAAAACCAACAGACTTTATCATAAACGAAGAGAGTGGATGCATTTCAGGGGTTGCATGTGGGCAGGAGATTCACAAGGCTGATGCATTTATTTTAGCTGTTGGAGTCTCAGCTCTTCAGTCCATAATTACCAGCAG TCCTTTGCTACAGACACGGCAGGAATTTATGAATGTTCTTAAATTGGATACCATTGATGTGGTCTCTGTTAAACTATGGCTTGATAGAAAG GTTAAAATTCCGAATGCAGCCAATGTCTGCTATGGCTTCGACGATTCTGCTGGATGGACTTTCTTTGATCTCTCTTCAATTTATGATGATTATGACAATGAAGCAGCAACAGTTTTAGAGACCGAGATT TACAATGCCAGTCAATTATTGCCGCTAAAAGATGAACAGATTGTTGCAAATGTTATGCCATATCTAAGGAAATGCATACCAGAATTCCAAGAGGCCGTTATAGTGCAGCAAATGGTTGTAAGATGCCCCATGTCTGCAACTCATTTTTCTCCAG GTTCTTATAGGTACATGATGCGAGGCTCGACTTCCTTCCCAAACTTGTTTATGGCTGGTGATTGGATTGTTAATCGACATGGGTCCTGGTCCAAG GGCAAGACCTGCAAGAAATGGAGTTTTAATTAG